The proteins below come from a single Vicinamibacterales bacterium genomic window:
- the carB gene encoding carbamoyl-phosphate synthase large subunit has translation MPRRTDLHRVLVIGSGPIVIGQACEFDYSGTQACKALRAEGLEIVLVNSNPATIMTDPDLADRTYVEPLTPETLAAIIERERPDALLPTVGGQTALNLAVALAESGVLARHGVELIGASLEAIKVAEDRLRFREAMTSIGVEVPESGVAHALDEALSLVKMVGFPAIIRPSFTLGGVGGGVAYNLDEFKTLVSRGLSMSPVHQVLVEQSVLGWKEYELEVMRDAADNFVVVCSIENIDPMGIHTGDSITVAPAMTLSDKEYQRLRDLARRIISRVGVETGGSNIQFAVNPADGRVVAIEMNPRVSRSSALASKATGFPIAKIAAKLALGYHLDEIPNDITRVTPASFEPSIDYVVVKVPRWNFEKFPEADRTLTTQMKSVGEAMAIGRTFKEAFLKGLRSLELGRAALLWTTEGQDEGDERLAHRLAVADELRIWRVFRALERGWSVERIHDITKIDPWFLTQFAELTARAMDLRAGGETSLTVEALRGLKESGFSNSEMARLSGVPEVEIARRVRDAGVTRAYKRIDTCAAEFESFTPYLYSTFASECEAEPTPRAKVVILGSGPNRIGQGIEFDYCCCHAAFALREEGVETVMINCNPETVSTDYDTADRLYFEPLTLEDVLAVIERERQGGGDVSCLVQFGGQTPLKLALALQSAGVRLIGTSADSIDLAEDRRRFSALLSELGINQPPSGTAFSRDEARQVAASIGFPVVVRPSYVLGGRGMAIVYEQTALDRYMRNAVDAAPGHPVLVDRFLEDAFELDVDAVADGAGAVILGGIMEHIEEAGIHSGDSSCVLPSYLVQERHLETIRDWTRRIARALGVIGLMNAQFAIKDDVVYVLEVNPRASRTVPFLSKATGVPLAKVAARVMLGRSLADQGLTRDPSVNGYFVKTPVFPFIRFAGVDVLLGPEMKSTGEAMGCGASFGVAFAKAQASVGQTLPDSGTVFISVNDHDKPTVLPVARDLADLGFTLAATRGTAAFLGAHGMPAEVIYKVNEGRPNIADEVVNGRIVLVINTPLGRASFFDDRALRRAAMMHGVPCITTLTGASAAVSAIRAMRTDVSEVRALQDYYAESAARR, from the coding sequence ATGCCGCGACGCACAGATCTCCACCGTGTTCTGGTGATCGGCTCGGGACCGATCGTCATCGGCCAGGCGTGCGAGTTCGACTACTCCGGGACGCAGGCGTGCAAGGCGCTGCGGGCGGAGGGCCTCGAGATCGTCCTCGTCAACAGCAATCCGGCGACGATCATGACGGACCCGGATCTGGCCGACCGGACGTACGTCGAGCCGCTCACCCCCGAGACGCTCGCCGCCATCATCGAGCGCGAGCGGCCCGACGCGCTGTTGCCGACCGTCGGGGGCCAGACGGCGCTGAACCTGGCGGTCGCGCTCGCCGAGTCCGGAGTGCTCGCGCGGCACGGTGTCGAGTTGATCGGCGCGTCGCTCGAGGCCATCAAGGTGGCCGAGGACCGTCTCCGCTTCCGTGAAGCGATGACGTCGATTGGCGTGGAGGTGCCCGAGAGCGGCGTCGCCCACGCGCTCGACGAGGCGCTGTCGCTCGTGAAGATGGTGGGATTCCCTGCCATCATCCGCCCGTCGTTCACGCTCGGCGGCGTCGGCGGGGGAGTGGCGTACAACCTCGACGAGTTCAAGACCCTGGTCTCGCGCGGCCTCTCGATGAGCCCGGTGCACCAGGTGCTCGTCGAGCAGTCGGTGCTCGGGTGGAAAGAGTACGAGCTCGAGGTCATGCGCGACGCGGCGGACAACTTCGTGGTCGTCTGTTCGATCGAGAACATCGACCCGATGGGCATCCACACCGGTGACTCGATCACCGTGGCGCCGGCGATGACGCTGAGCGACAAGGAGTATCAGCGCCTCCGCGACCTCGCGCGCCGCATCATCAGCCGGGTCGGCGTCGAAACCGGCGGCTCCAACATCCAGTTCGCCGTCAATCCGGCCGACGGCCGCGTGGTGGCGATCGAGATGAACCCGCGCGTGTCGCGATCGTCCGCGCTCGCGTCGAAGGCGACCGGGTTCCCGATCGCCAAGATCGCCGCCAAGCTGGCGCTCGGCTACCACCTGGACGAAATCCCCAACGACATCACGCGCGTCACGCCGGCATCGTTCGAACCGTCGATCGACTACGTCGTGGTCAAGGTGCCCCGCTGGAACTTCGAAAAGTTTCCCGAGGCCGATCGTACCTTGACGACCCAGATGAAGTCGGTGGGCGAGGCGATGGCCATCGGCCGGACGTTCAAGGAGGCGTTCCTCAAGGGGCTGCGCTCGCTCGAGTTGGGCCGCGCCGCGCTGCTGTGGACGACCGAGGGCCAGGACGAGGGCGACGAGCGGCTGGCCCACCGCCTGGCCGTTGCCGACGAGTTGAGAATCTGGCGGGTGTTCCGAGCGCTCGAGCGTGGGTGGAGCGTCGAGCGGATCCACGACATCACCAAGATCGATCCGTGGTTCCTGACGCAGTTCGCCGAACTCACCGCGCGCGCCATGGACCTTCGTGCGGGCGGCGAAACGTCGTTGACGGTCGAGGCGCTCAGGGGGCTGAAGGAGAGCGGATTCAGCAACAGCGAGATGGCGAGGCTCTCGGGCGTCCCCGAGGTCGAGATCGCCCGGCGCGTGCGCGACGCCGGCGTCACCCGCGCCTACAAGCGGATCGACACTTGCGCCGCCGAGTTCGAATCGTTCACGCCGTATCTCTACAGCACGTTCGCCAGCGAATGCGAGGCCGAACCCACGCCGCGCGCCAAGGTCGTCATCCTCGGCTCGGGGCCCAACCGTATCGGGCAGGGCATCGAATTCGACTACTGCTGCTGCCACGCCGCCTTCGCGCTCCGGGAGGAAGGCGTCGAGACGGTGATGATCAACTGCAACCCGGAGACCGTCTCGACCGACTATGACACGGCCGACCGCCTGTACTTCGAGCCGCTCACGCTCGAAGACGTGCTCGCGGTGATCGAGCGCGAGAGGCAGGGCGGCGGCGACGTCTCGTGCCTCGTCCAGTTCGGCGGCCAGACGCCGCTGAAGCTGGCGCTGGCGCTGCAGAGCGCCGGCGTTCGGCTCATCGGCACGTCGGCCGACTCGATCGACCTCGCGGAGGACCGAAGGCGCTTCTCGGCGCTCCTCTCGGAACTCGGCATCAACCAGCCCCCGAGCGGCACCGCATTCTCGCGCGACGAGGCTCGCCAGGTCGCGGCCTCGATCGGCTTCCCCGTGGTCGTCCGGCCTTCGTACGTGCTCGGCGGCCGCGGCATGGCGATCGTCTACGAGCAGACCGCGCTCGACCGCTACATGCGCAACGCGGTCGACGCCGCGCCCGGGCACCCGGTGCTCGTCGATCGGTTCCTCGAGGACGCGTTCGAACTCGACGTGGACGCCGTCGCGGACGGGGCCGGCGCCGTGATTCTCGGCGGCATCATGGAACACATCGAGGAGGCCGGGATCCACTCCGGCGACAGTTCGTGCGTGCTGCCGTCCTACCTGGTGCAGGAGCGGCACCTCGAGACCATTCGCGACTGGACGCGGCGCATCGCCCGCGCGCTCGGCGTCATCGGTCTGATGAACGCGCAGTTCGCCATCAAAGACGATGTGGTGTACGTGCTGGAGGTGAACCCCAGGGCGTCGCGCACCGTGCCGTTCCTGTCGAAGGCCACCGGCGTCCCCCTCGCCAAGGTGGCCGCCCGCGTGATGCTCGGCCGCTCGCTGGCCGACCAGGGACTGACACGCGATCCGTCGGTGAACGGGTATTTCGTCAAGACCCCGGTGTTCCCGTTCATCCGCTTCGCCGGTGTGGACGTCCTGCTCGGCCCGGAGATGAAGTCCACTGGCGAGGCCATGGGGTGCGGCGCGTCGTTCGGTGTCGCGTTTGCGAAGGCGCAGGCGTCGGTGGGACAGACGCTGCCGGACAGCGGCACCGTGTTCATCTCGGTGAACGATCACGACAAGCCGACGGTGCTGCCCGTCGCGCGCGATCTCGCGGACCTCGGGTTCACCCTGGCGGCGACACGAGGCACCGCAGCGTTTCTCGGCGCGCATGGGATGCCGGCTGAGGTGATCTACAAGGTGAACGAGGGGCGGCCGAACATCGCGGACGAGGTCGTCAACGGCAGGATCGTGCTCGTCATCAACACTCCGCTCGGGCGGGCGTCGTTCTTCGACGACCGCGCGCTTCGCCGCGCGGCCATGATGCACGGTGTGCCGTGCATCACCACGCTCACCGGAGCGTCTGCGGCGGTCAGCGCGATTCGTGCCATGCGCACCGACGTGTCCGAGGTGCGCGCGCTTCAGGACTACTACGCAGAATCTGCCGCACGGCGTTGA
- a CDS encoding DNA internalization-related competence protein ComEC/Rec2, which yields MTVPAALPALAVLLGAALGTFGASPSPGWALGVSVVALAVAGMAFGMGPSGRAGRRGRQLFAPSVCIVFLMVASTLAGDAARSARHPPLREALPDSVLSDPVTLEGELREDAAVGERGVNLALAVDRVRRTGFDRAAPGGVRLTVGGELAIGQARAWRAGRRVRVAALLREPGRFQDPGVPDSRAALARKGVVLIGSVKSAGLVDVLAPGGWVAETAAEVRRLTRAAVVRHVGSHSPRSAAIVVAILIGDRVGLEEEVQRRLQEAGTYHVIAISGGNIAILAGVLLAFFRLARLGPRLGCWLTMAVLVGYAEIVGGGASVVRATLMGCTYLLARQADHRSAPVNALAVSCAVILFVTPASVADVAFWLTFGATLGILIGVGRMGKRLPRPLWIRVPVGLLLTSICAELALFPVGALSFARVTFAGLVLNFLAIPLMGVAQVAGMLVLPLSAVSQTVAGLAGYLAHLGADGLVRSATLVDYAPWSSYRLPPPGLFVVFGYYLGWTMWLWLRSPTAVAVRGRWRRVMSRLAAAAIVGCGLWVLVEPMTLLWPGVSGRLRVTVLDVGHGDAILVQLPDRRSVLVDAGGSMTGGSFDLGGRVVAPALWSLGTRRLDALVISHADPDHIGGAASILRDFRPREIWEAVPVAKSPLWQALRRDADGARIAWHSRHAGDVVVLGDVRCRVWHPPPPEWERPRPRNDDSLVMELEYGEVSIVLPGDIGRPVESVLARESWPRRLRVLKVPHHGSATSSLPEFLGGLAPTLAILSAGATTKVSDDVLRRYTELGATMLRTDVDGAITLETDGRTITVTTFTGRRLSVDGTTKNTKVTKGVERVDSTRRSVGLQPTARKTGRNCCPALGNRSSHR from the coding sequence ATGACCGTTCCCGCCGCTCTTCCCGCGCTGGCCGTTCTCCTCGGCGCCGCCCTTGGTACGTTCGGCGCCAGCCCGTCGCCGGGCTGGGCGCTTGGTGTCTCGGTCGTCGCCCTGGCCGTGGCCGGCATGGCGTTCGGGATGGGGCCTTCCGGACGCGCAGGCCGACGTGGGCGCCAACTCTTCGCCCCCTCGGTCTGTATCGTGTTCCTCATGGTGGCCTCGACGCTGGCCGGCGACGCCGCCCGATCCGCCAGACATCCGCCGCTGCGCGAGGCGCTGCCCGATTCCGTCCTGTCGGACCCGGTGACGCTCGAGGGCGAACTCCGGGAGGATGCCGCGGTCGGAGAGCGGGGCGTCAACCTCGCGCTGGCGGTGGATCGAGTGCGCCGAACCGGATTCGACCGGGCGGCACCAGGTGGCGTGCGTCTGACGGTCGGGGGCGAGTTGGCGATCGGGCAGGCGCGCGCCTGGCGTGCGGGCCGGCGCGTTCGTGTCGCGGCCCTGCTGCGCGAACCGGGACGGTTCCAGGATCCGGGCGTCCCAGACAGCCGGGCCGCTCTCGCACGGAAAGGCGTCGTGCTGATTGGTTCGGTCAAGAGTGCAGGGCTGGTGGACGTGCTGGCGCCCGGGGGATGGGTGGCGGAGACGGCCGCAGAGGTGCGCCGCCTGACGCGGGCTGCCGTGGTGCGACATGTCGGGTCCCACAGTCCGCGCTCGGCCGCCATCGTCGTCGCCATCCTGATCGGCGACCGCGTCGGGCTGGAGGAGGAGGTGCAGCGGCGGCTGCAGGAGGCGGGGACGTATCACGTGATTGCGATCTCGGGTGGAAACATTGCGATCCTCGCGGGCGTGCTGCTCGCGTTCTTCCGCCTTGCTCGGCTGGGTCCCCGGTTGGGGTGTTGGTTGACGATGGCCGTGCTCGTCGGGTACGCGGAGATTGTCGGTGGCGGAGCCTCGGTCGTCCGCGCCACGCTGATGGGGTGCACCTACCTTCTCGCGCGCCAGGCTGACCATCGCAGCGCGCCGGTGAATGCCCTTGCCGTGTCGTGCGCAGTGATTCTGTTCGTGACACCAGCGTCGGTCGCGGACGTCGCCTTCTGGCTGACGTTCGGCGCCACGCTGGGGATTCTCATTGGTGTGGGCCGCATGGGGAAGCGGCTGCCGCGGCCGTTGTGGATCCGTGTGCCCGTGGGGCTGCTGTTGACGTCGATCTGTGCCGAACTCGCGCTCTTCCCGGTGGGTGCGCTTTCGTTCGCGCGGGTGACGTTTGCCGGTCTCGTTCTGAACTTCCTCGCCATTCCTCTGATGGGCGTCGCGCAGGTGGCGGGAATGCTGGTGCTGCCGCTGTCGGCGGTCAGCCAGACAGTCGCGGGGCTGGCGGGATACCTGGCTCATCTTGGCGCCGACGGTCTGGTCAGATCGGCGACGCTCGTGGACTACGCTCCGTGGTCGTCCTACCGGCTGCCACCGCCGGGTCTGTTCGTGGTCTTTGGCTACTACCTGGGATGGACCATGTGGTTGTGGCTGCGGTCACCCACGGCCGTCGCGGTGCGCGGGCGATGGCGCCGCGTCATGTCCCGTCTGGCGGCCGCGGCGATTGTCGGGTGTGGGCTGTGGGTGCTCGTCGAGCCCATGACGCTCCTGTGGCCAGGGGTCAGCGGGCGGTTGCGGGTCACCGTGCTCGATGTGGGCCACGGTGACGCCATCCTCGTGCAACTGCCGGACCGTCGCAGTGTGCTCGTGGACGCCGGCGGATCGATGACGGGCGGGTCGTTCGACCTCGGCGGACGAGTGGTGGCGCCGGCCCTCTGGTCGCTTGGAACGCGCCGGCTCGACGCGCTGGTGATATCGCACGCCGACCCTGACCACATCGGCGGAGCCGCGTCGATTCTGCGCGACTTCCGGCCACGCGAGATCTGGGAGGCTGTGCCGGTGGCGAAGTCACCTCTCTGGCAGGCTCTGCGCCGCGACGCGGACGGAGCGCGGATTGCCTGGCACAGCAGGCACGCAGGCGACGTTGTCGTGCTCGGTGATGTCCGCTGCCGGGTCTGGCACCCGCCACCGCCCGAGTGGGAACGGCCACGGCCGAGGAACGACGACTCGCTGGTGATGGAACTCGAGTACGGCGAGGTATCGATCGTGTTGCCGGGCGACATCGGACGTCCGGTCGAGTCGGTGCTCGCGCGCGAGTCGTGGCCGCGTCGGCTGCGCGTGCTCAAGGTCCCGCATCACGGCAGCGCGACGTCGAGCCTGCCCGAGTTCCTGGGTGGCCTCGCACCGACACTGGCGATCCTGAGCGCGGGGGCCACGACGAAGGTGAGCGACGACGTGCTGCGCCGCTACACGGAGCTTGGCGCGACGATGCTGCGAACCGACGTCGACGGCGCCATCACGCTGGAGACGGACGGGCGGACGATCACCGTCACGACGTTCACGGGGAGACGGCTCTCCGTCGATGGCACCACAAAGAACACGAAGGTCACAAAGGGCGTCGAGCGTGTTGACAGTACCAGGCGGTCGGTCGGCCTGCAGCCGACCGCGCGAAAGACCGGACGGAACTGCTGTCCGGCCCTCGGCAACAGGAGTTCACACCGATGA